GGTAAGTATAATTGGGTCTGTAATTCAACCATGAATGAAAAAATTGGCTGTATATCAAAAATAGGACCTCACTATCTTAATTTTCATAGTAATATAGATATGTTAGATATCTATAGGTGTAATAGTGTAGAGGACCCAATGGGTAAACATACCGGATTAACAAATAGTAGCTATTCATTTATATATTTATCAATTGGTGAAAAAAGAGTAATCGTTTATTATGATTGGGATGATTTTATAAAAGACTATAAACCAATTATAGATTCTAAAAAATCAGCGCGATATTATCTTTTTAGCGCGGGTTTTACTATACCCCCAATAGAGGAAGCACTGATAAGTAAAACTGAGGATGGTTATTTAATACCTGGTTTTCATTATTATGATAATCGCAAATGTGATTATAGTAATAAGTCTGGCGATTATAAGATTTATAAAGCAGATTTTTTAGTCGACCTTAATGGCATAATAAAATTATTTGGTGATAACAAATTTGTCGGCACAACAGAATGTTTTCCTAAAATAGAACTAAATTAGGACATGAAATACTTTATTATTTTTATAGGATAATTATAAATTACTCACAATCACAGCTCTAACATCCTCTACCAAGGAGCTCCATAAAAAAGTCCTTTATTTAAAGGGTTTTTTGTTATACCCGTAAATAGAATTGAACTACTATTGACAAATATAAAAATTTATTTTTATATTTGACTTAATTTTACCATATTGATACCATTATATGTTAAAAAATAAATAAAATATTAGGAGGACAACATGGAGCTTATAATTATATTTATAGTCACCTTTATTACTCAAATGCTTGGGGTTATGGTGGGCGGAAATAGAAATGTTTTACTTCCACTGCTTATGTTTATGGGTTTACCATCAAATGAGGCTTTGGCTACATTTAAAACAGGAGGATTGGGATCGTTTGCGTCATTGATAAAATTCCATAAACATCACTATATAAAATGGAAAATGGCAATTTATCTAATTCCATTTATAACAATCGGCAGTTCAATAGGAAGTATAATTGTTATAAATATGAATCCAGAATTATTTAAAAAAATAATATCTATTTCAGTTCTTATTTCTTTACTAATGTTCTCGTTTAGAAAAAAGAATAAAATAAGAGAAATTAAAATAAAAAATAATTTCTGGATTTATATAATGTCACTTTTTACTGGGCTTGTGAGCGGATGTATAGGTTTCATGGGAATTTTTCTACAATATCTTTATATGGGAAGTGGAATGACTTTTATAGAAGCAACCGCCACAAAGAAAATCACAAATTTCGTAAGTAACATTGTTTCTTTTATAATATTTGTACTCGCAGGCATAATAAATTGGCGCATTGCCGGTATAATGTTTGTTGCTTCATTTTTCGGATCATGGATAGGAACATCATTGGGTATAAAAGTTGGTAATGTTTGGCTAGAAA
This window of the Patescibacteria group bacterium genome carries:
- a CDS encoding lipoprotein, which gives rise to MKKIIILLVIIFLLSGCTIIDTVSNKFTKKNSIKNTSETKNDKFNNPVKKSDLGSDIFFDKQYQAPLVISREDFDNSCSRAIDTGGKYNWVCNSTMNEKIGCISKIGPHYLNFHSNIDMLDIYRCNSVEDPMGKHTGLTNSSYSFIYLSIGEKRVIVYYDWDDFIKDYKPIIDSKKSARYYLFSAGFTIPPIEEALISKTEDGYLIPGFHYYDNRKCDYSNKSGDYKIYKADFLVDLNGIIKLFGDNKFVGTTECFPKIELN
- a CDS encoding sulfite exporter TauE/SafE family protein; translated protein: MELIIIFIVTFITQMLGVMVGGNRNVLLPLLMFMGLPSNEALATFKTGGLGSFASLIKFHKHHYIKWKMAIYLIPFITIGSSIGSIIVINMNPELFKKIISISVLISLLMFSFRKKNKIREIKIKNNFWIYIMSLFTGLVSGCIGFMGIFLQYLYMGSGMTFIEATATKKITNFVSNIVSFIIFVLAGIINWRIAGIMFVASFFGSWIGTSLGIKVGNVWLEKIFVIVTFVGVIKILFY